The sequence TTTGATTGCCCCGTATGTAATATGGAGTTTTATATTTGTTATGATTCCTCTGATTTTGCTAATTGTGTATAGTTTTACAGAGCAAGTAGATGGTAAGTTTATTTTCAGTTTGGATAGTTATGCTAAATTTTTGGATCCGCTATATGTAGACATGTTGCTAAGATCGTTTAGATTGGCTTTTATTACAACTATCGTGTGTTTTGTTGCAGCGTATCCGTTGGCGGTGATTTTAAATTCAAAAGAGTTTTCGAATAAAACCATAATACTTATTTTGATTGTTTTACCAATGTGGATGAACTCGCTGATGCGAACATATGCTTGGATGATATTGCTAGAAAATAAAGGCGTAGTAAATACTATTTTGAATTTTTTGGGAATACCAACGCAACAATTTTTATATGGAGAAAGCGCGATAATTTTTGGGATGATCTACAACTTTTTTCCATTTATGATTTTGCCTATATATAATTCGATTTCTAAAATTGATAATGCGCTTATAGAGGCATCGTATGACCTTGGTGCAAATAAATTTGTAACATTTAAGCGAGTGATATTGCCGTTGTCGATGCCAGGAGTAATTACGGGCGTGATCATGGTATTTATGCCGTCGCTGACAACTTTTATGATCACTAGATTGCTAGGTGGTGGGCAGGTAGTTTTGATTGGAAACATGATAGAAGAACAATTTACAAGAACTAATAACTGGGGATTTGGCTCTGCATTATCTATGATTTTGATG is a genomic window of Candidatus Epulonipiscium viviparus containing:
- a CDS encoding ABC transporter permease, translated to MNTKKYLIAPYVIWSFIFVMIPLILLIVYSFTEQVDGKFIFSLDSYAKFLDPLYVDMLLRSFRLAFITTIVCFVAAYPLAVILNSKEFSNKTIILILIVLPMWMNSLMRTYAWMILLENKGVVNTILNFLGIPTQQFLYGESAIIFGMIYNFFPFMILPIYNSISKIDNALIEASYDLGANKFVTFKRVILPLSMPGVITGVIMVFMPSLTTFMITRLLGGGQVVLIGNMIEEQFTRTNNWGFGSALSMILMAIILVSIVFFSKNESLDKGGLV